In Salvia miltiorrhiza cultivar Shanhuang (shh) chromosome 4, IMPLAD_Smil_shh, whole genome shotgun sequence, the DNA window CGAACTCCGCCACGCTCTTCTCCAACAACTTCTCAACACCCCCGAGCAACACGAATTGGAAGAGCAACCAATACACGCTCATCGGAACATCCTCATCCGGTTTATCCACCAGTCCGCGGCTCCTCACCACGCCGAGCCTCTTCCTCTCCATCTCCGCTGCAGCCACACAACACAACACCCCGAACGCCTTAGCCGTTAAAATCCCCCACCCCTTGAAAATCACCCCGGCCACAGCAGCCAGCAGCATGCCTAGCCAGGTCTGAGCCAGGAGAAGTACCTGAACGGGGGGAAACgcagaaaattatttcatataaaaaatattggTTGGGTGTGCTTCGGCCCCCTTGGACACGCCGCTATACCTGAGTTGGAACCTCCCACGTCCCCAAGTGCCGGTCCAGGTGCTTCGCCTGCTCCACGAAGTAGGTGTTCCCGGTCGAGGACACGACCCCACAGATCACAAACGTCACCCACATAGGAAACATGCGGAGAGAAAACATCCGGCCCAGGTTGGCTATCCGGTCCCGGTCCGGACCGGGGAGTTCGTATTTGCAGAAACATAAACCGGTTAGGAAGGATATATTCGCAATAGTAGTGCAGACCGCCGGGATTCCGAACCGGTAGGTCCATGGCTTTATGTATGGGAGCGCGATGGCTCCAGCCAAGCCTACAATAGCCACCATCATCATACCTGGTATCCTCAAACAGCCTATGATCGCACCACTACTCTTGTTTTCTGGTTGCTGTTTGAGAAATGAATACACCGAGACGTTGTTGCCGGCGACTCCGATGGTGATCAGCACCATGCCCGTGTAGAAGAGAGCCTTCTGCGTGGTGCCGATGCATTCCTGCTCGTAATCCTTGCACGTGCCGGTTGAACCGGCAAGAACCGGCGGAGCTGACATGAACAAAAACCAGATGCCCTATAGAAGAAAAAGTCGAGTTAAGAGGGATTTTTCTAAGGCTAAAGGTCTCAAATTTGAGTCCACCGTCACACGATCTTTAAAAAAAGGCCGGAGTTTCTAACCAGAGTGTAGGATGAGCTGGAGATTACGAGCATGCCGAAGTTTCCGAGAAAAGTGCCGACGGCGAAGAGGAAGAGGGGTTGGAGAACCAAAGAGATTCCATTCCAAATGTTGAGGATTCCGGCAGCATGAGTGAAACTTAGCCCCCAAACTTCGGTGAGATAATCTTGCATCTCAAACAAGGCGTAGAGGACTAATATGTCAGCCCACAGCAATGCTGCAAAGAATAGCTTCAATTGTTATTGTCTGAATGAAATCAAATGTATGAATGCCTAATGTTGAGAGCTAAAAAGAGTGAATTATTTACCAGAAATTCTGACGGCGCTCTTCATAATTGGGATCGACTCTCAATCTCCTCTACCCTTCTACAAGAATTATACTAATTAGGATTAACACTTTCTTTCAATCAAGAAACAGAGGAATcgaaaaatacatattttacCTTAAATCTGAATAGCTCCAATTAATATGTATGTATAGTATaagtattcttattttttttggaattattAACCTAATTATTCTTAACAAACATTATGGGGTTATAAATTAATCCCCTTGGCAGCATTGACCACGCATTAAAGAAAGACCCAACTAGCTTTATTACTGGGGGAAATGAGATATTCAAAATACTTAAAAGATTCCATCAGATTGCTAAAAACTGAGATGTTAgacatgattaaataaattttttaatcatTGCCATTTCAAACACTTATGTTCTTCACAAACAAGATCTCAAAAAAGTTCAGTTCTTTACCAGAAATTCGTACAGAACTTTTGGATATTTGTGACGCAGACAATCTCTGTGAAAACCCAGTATTCCACAAAGCCGAATCAGCTATTGATATCAGAATCAAGAAACAGAGGAATCAGAAAAACAATGTCACACTCATAAAGCAGAGCAATATGTATAttgaaagaaaagaataaaACGTACCCTTTCTAAATCAAGGCATACTAATCtagcttcatctctctctctctctctctctctatatatatatatatatatatatatctcacacACAAAAGGGGTAGAGAGAGTGAGGAACAaattatcttctctttcttgATTTATGATGTACGAGGTAGCATTTCCTAAGAGCTTAAAGAACTCACCTTTTATAAATTTGACAAATGCATGCCGTTTGAACTCACCGCAACCACCACGACATTACGAAGTCAACTGGCTGCTGTTTGACTTGGGACAAACCAGGTAAAACCGAAGGGAAATCCGAAGGAAATGAGAGAATGAAACAAAACAATATGATGGTCATTATGAACCAGCTCAAGCCCTGATTTTTCGATTtgttttttcttaaaatattaaaaaaaaaatatgttcacATTGTTGACTGTGTTCTGCTGCTCAGTTATTGGTCAATATAGAGATGAGGGAAACAACAAATGGATTGGCAGAAATAATACTCCCTATTTTATAATAAATGATTGTTAAAGAATTGTTGGCACCCCAATGTCCCACAACCTATCTgtctttatattattttataaataattattgaaaAGTGTGTTCACATTGTTGTCTGTATTATGCTGCCCAGTCAGTCTGTCCAgatatgaaatttatttttagttcATGATAAGATATTTATTTCAAAGAATTGATATGGAACTTTCTGAGAAAGAAGAAAACTAGAATAAAGAagttataatatttaaaaaccGGAGGTAGGAGCAAAAAAAATGGTACTAATACTATTATAATATCCACATGAAAAAGATGAAGTCTTTTCACTGTTTTGATACAAAGAGAAGAATGTCAGTAAATTCTGTCAGTTTGTTTGGAATAAACAGAGAGAGGCACTCACGTCCATGGCGCAAAAGTTCTCATCTGGGAGAATTCTCTTTCAATTTCACAATTCCTAAAAAAGTTGCTAAATTTAGACCAAACCCTTTTCTTCCGTTGATTAATCTCTGTTTCTGTCGCACCTTCGATCACGCCCCCCATTCCCACCCTTCGTTACaaaatttaacattttttttggcAGCCTCTCAAATTCAATGCCATTCTTACCAAGAAAAATTTCCCCCTTCCAAGATCCGTTTTTGATCGTATAGGTTGGGTTTTCTTTGGCTTTTGATCGAAATTTCTTGGTGAGGTGGCGATGGATTCTGTTGGGAGGCGATCTTTTGGGGTCTCTTTGATTTTGTTGCTGCTGATTGAGGCGGTGTGTGTGGTGAGGGGGAATG includes these proteins:
- the LOC131022596 gene encoding protein NRT1/ PTR FAMILY 5.5-like, coding for MKSAVRISALLWADILVLYALFEMQDYLTEVWGLSFTHAAGILNIWNGISLVLQPLFLFAVGTFLGNFGMLVISSSSYTLGIWFLFMSAPPVLAGSTGTCKDYEQECIGTTQKALFYTGMVLITIGVAGNNVSVYSFLKQQPENKSSGAIIGCLRIPGMMMVAIVGLAGAIALPYIKPWTYRFGIPAVCTTIANISFLTGLCFCKYELPGPDRDRIANLGRMFSLRMFPMWVTFVICGVVSSTGNTYFVEQAKHLDRHLGTWEVPTQVLLLAQTWLGMLLAAVAGVIFKGWGILTAKAFGVLCCVAAAEMERKRLGVVRSRGLVDKPDEDVPMSVYWLLFQFVLLGGVEKLLEKSVAEFDEDGISIGADGKPEDELKARCIEIFSKGVSGLGFMCGVLLVFVVGKLSARGDRPNWFQFDLNRSHLDRYYWVLAVLTGGSFVLFVVGRLCCVCVRR